TCACTATCAATGGAACCAGCCAAATACCTACTGTAGAGATGACTCTTTTTTGATGCACCAATATATCCTTCTTCAGAGGATGTTCCAACAATATCAGATGGATCGTAAGAAGACTTAGATCGCTGTCGCTCTTTCTTGTTCTGCAAAGAGTTCATTAGGTCCACTTCAATGCGAGGAGTGTACTGTTTAAGGGATCGTCTCAAGGAATTTTGCTCTTCAACTGATAAACTATGTATAAAATTCAGGACTGCTGTTGAATCAAAGTGGGAGTAAACTGATATAATGCATGTAATCGCTGCTTCCTTAAGCTTAGTGTTCTTGTCATGGACCAAAGGAGTCAATTTAGCAAGCCATAACTTGAGAATACCAGTATTGCTATAGCCTTCAGAATTCATTGCATGCTTGTTAAAGGAACTGATGGCAAAATCAATAACAGCTAATTTGGCCTTTGGTGATCGCTGTTCATCTAGTGACCGGAGCAAAGCCGGTAGAAGAGAATCTATACTGTAAGTTTTGCTTACAATTTCCAAAGTTGTAGCGCATGCTTGCCTAACTAACTCTTTTGGGTCAATCAACCGTGAGAAAACATGAGGTAAGATCCTTTCAACGTAACTCTCAAACGGCTTCCGGCAAGATGGAATAATATCTGCAAGTGTTAAGAGAGCAGCCTGTGCAACTTTATGGTGGGGATCATCCAAGTGCTGGAAAAACAACTTCATTACCTTCTCGAAATTCTGGATTACTTCTTGAATACCTTTTGGGCCTTGCTGCAGCATGGACCGAAGATAATTGAAAGCAGCAACCCTAGCAGACCAATCAGAACTTGTACTGAGTCCTTCACTCAGAGCATCACTAAGTGATGCTGGACCATCTACATAATTTGACATCTCCCCAAGTGACAGCTGGCTGTCATCGAAACTCTTTCTCCTGCCTGCAGACATCCGTCCAGAAACATGCTTTCTTAAAAGCGGCCTCTGAAAATTGGGAACATAACTGTTCTGTGATTCCCTAAAGTTCCCATCTTTGTACGGCGTATCCACGTGCTGCCTGTCAATGTTGGGATTCATAAATCGCCTAGCCTCCCTCACGTCATTATTCTCTTCAGAAGCCCTCTTAGCTGAGTATGATGAAAATGCCGGCAAAGGATCTGCCACATTATTTCGAGATGACACTTTACCAGAAACTTTAGAAGCTTGAATCTGGGTTATGATGTCAGACAAAACTAAGCCGCCATTTCGGTTACCACCTTTGCTGATACCAGAGGCAGCTGACTCTGGCATTAAAGAGTTTGAAGTATGGTTAGAAGCTGGGACAGCAGGAGGGAAGGGTGGATCACGAGATGATGGAGGGTCAACTCCTGCACTAGgggcaataaaagaaaaatttaccaCTCACAAGCTGTTCAAACATTAACTATATTATACAGTTAATCAATACTGCATCATCGCATGAGTGATGAGTTCATAGAGACTTGACAACAATtttggaatgaaagaaaaatattaataagcaGAGTAATTTGGTACCTAGATCCAAACTTGATGATCGGAGTGTTGAAGAATTATGCCTCTCCGACAAATCCAAACCTCTAAGCATGCTCTCAATGGCAGTGACCTTCTGTTTGCTAGCATGCAAAACACTTTCAAGACTCCGTTCACTACCTTTACCATGTGACTTTGCTTGTGACAGAAGAAGACCAGAAGACAGAGACGTCCCTGACTGAATACTTGAACTTCTGTCCATTGCAACAATAGCAGAAGTTCCATACCCAGGTAGATTCGAGGGAGCAGAAGATTGAGAGGTAAATGGAGTCAGTGCACCTCTATCACGGATGGAAGGAGAAGCATGTCGCCTATGCATGCCTCCATCCTCTTCGTTTATTATCTGAGCAAAAAGATTCATTTCAAGCAATGGAATTTTACCAAAGAAATCAAGCAGAAACATCCCCAAggggaaaagaaatatttaccCTTTGAATGACAGGATCGAACAATGAAAATAAGCGCCGGGAACGCTCAGGCCAAGTTTTTGCAAACATTCTGTAGCACATTCTTGCAGTTGATCGTACCTGCAAAGTTGAATACATTTGGCATTTATAATTACTTTCTCCGGGAATTATttggataactatatattttttaatgtagcaTGTGTATACATTTAAGGGTATTGGAATGAGTATGTAAGACAAAGTGAATTCTTCACTACAATTTGAAAATTAGCATTCAATTATAGAAAGCTGAAGGTgcccaaaaaaatcaaacaaacatGATTCACCACCAAACCATGCATGCCAACCCAAAAACCATGGAAAATGCACGTCTAAGTCACTGGAACATAGCAAAATTATAAGAACTCCAATCACAAATACCTCACTCATTGCATCTGCGACACAACACCTTATAAAATCTTCATAGAGATCGGCTGATCGCTGTATTTCAGGAGCATCAGCCCAATATTCCAATATCAATAGTGCATATTCACAACACCTACCatacaaaagaataataaaagtgAGTGAACCATGACACATACAGCTAtattatataagattttaaaaatggtTAGCCATGCCTTGCACGAAGTATTGCACTACGGTCATTTTTTGCAGAATCAGCTATACGAGGGAGAACACGGGCAACTTTACAATTGCGCAACATCTGTAAATCAAAAAGGTTcagatgaaagaagaaaatacaaaataacaaaggaaaaaaaaaaaagagttaggcATTACCGTTTTTATGCAATTATCTGAAGACTCTGAAATTACAAGTACAGTGATCACAACCAGCTTGAAAAGAACCTGGTTATTGCATCATAAGATTATTAGAAAACTTTCATCATATTAAGATTGCTATAGTCAGGAAGAACAAGTTGAACTTACGGGAATGAACATCTCGGCACATGCCTCAAAATCTCCCAACAGCTCCTTCGACAAAAAGCATAATAGATGGCACGCCTAGAAATGATGAATTAGAGGGAAATAAATATACAAGAGCTACATACAACCACAAAGATTTTAAGAGGGATGGAAACAGATATGGATTGGAATGGAGGTGCTACTTGGTTGTAGTGCAATTTTTCAGTCTTTTTTCATACTGTAGTATGACCAAAAAATTTGGTTCTTCTGAAATTTCACCAAGACATTGGCCATGGAATGGTATAGATGTtcccttctttttttatataagtaaaaagatattctattgatattaaaataggcatagcccaagtacacaggaagcaTACAAGAGAATACACCCAGTTAGGAAGTAGTTACGGATACAAGGTAGTACGGATTAATGCATATTTTAGCACACAAAATACAGTTTTTCCCCTCTTGGAATTTATTTATACAGTAGCTAGTGCCAATCAAAAGATATATCCCAACAAGGCATGAATAGAAACAAAGTATCAATGGGAAGTAGAGATTTTTAGTTCCAGAACTTAAACTCAAATTTGAGTTCCGGCAATAtgttcaaaagttcaaaacaCTTTAGTCAACAGTAAAAATCAAAAGGCATTCCACTTGAAATAACAAAAACAATTACGAACAACATTAAACAACCAAAACTCATAGATAAGAAACAGAAACTTCAATTCAAATCTCCTGAAAAGAAAAGGGTGAGCAGGAAAacatacttatttttttataagtggaaGGGAAGGAACATACTAACCGGCACCTACAATGCATGAAAATGCCAACATACCTGCTTCACTATGCTGGACCTTCGATCAGATAATTGTGCGCTTAGAGGGCCAACAAGTTGCTTCAAGAGTCCCCGGAAGCATGGATAGTCAGTAGCACCTGATGGAGAAACaaaataatgatgaaaaattatagtaaaaaagacacttttattcatcaaatgaaATAATGATGACAAATAATAAACATTCTTTAATTAATCAACACTCTGGGAATCTAAATGATTAACAGAACATATCACTTTAGGAGAATAGAAAATGTTCAAACAGATGCACGGACAAATGTGCAAGCAAAGAGACAAAGAGGATGGTAAACCAACCTCCAGAAACAAGGCCTTCAACTTTCTGCATTGCAGCTATCCGAATAGACCAGTCTTTTTCTGGTACAAGTGTTGAAGCAATTTTCTCAATTTCCCGTATCAGCTCCTTCTCTGAGTACACTTTAATAGGTTCTATAGGCTTTTCTGTAATATCTCCTTCTGCTGCACAGAAATGGCGCTCACAGTAATAATGTCACCAGTTACACAGAGAAGGCAAGAATATATCAATATCTAAAGAAATGCCCACAATGTGAAAAATAGACTTTGCAAGTAAAGTATAATGAATTTTTTCAGAAATGCCCATATGCTTCACATATGATTCAACATCTTTTATATAGCAACAAAAAGaacaaagcaaaaaaattaCAGATGATCTAACATCAATAGTAAAtctgggggaaaaaaaaaggcagcCATCAACAATTCATTGATACATACATTGAGATAtggttgaatatatatatatatatatatttttaatgtcgGGAACCTCTCCAAAGTAGGACCCTTCAaacccacccctgcagagtaaacccTGGTTCTCATACACagcaccctcggaagtttctcTACATGAAACTGGTTAAATCGATGGCTTTTCACCGGGggccaaaggattgtttgcacccaagagatGTTGAACCTTGGACTTTAAAGgaagtgataccccaagaccaaggccttcaccacttgggccaaccccttgcgGTTTATGGTtgaatatatgatataaaaattcCAAACAGTTACAATCCACCTCTACAGTTGCAGGGAACACAAATGCTTGGGTGAAAATTCAGTATTTCcatcaaatacataatatttgaccataaaaattcatacaaagaacaagaaaaattcttaaTATTTCCTTAGGTCGCTGGTTCGAATCCAATAGGTcggaattattattttcttttctacttatcaaaacaaatattattttcttttgtttttacttgtaaaaaaattaaaaagaacaagCAAATCAGTATTGAACAACAAAAATCTAAGAAGGAAAAGTACAAGTCCATATGACATTTTGCAAATATGAAAAGAACATCTTCTAAGGGCCATAATTGCAAGGACCATTAAACTCCAATTTCAAGTAAGGTGACCTTACaatgctttttgtttttttatcggCACTGGGTGTCCGTGAACagcatcccgactaatcccaagAGTACACAGGCCtttggcaaggagtttcccgtaAGTGCATTTCGGGTAACTCAAGGGGAAAATCCCCCAGCCCGATGGCCCCTAAAGattatttgcacccaaggggatttgaaccttagacctgagGGGGAGCATGCCCAAGCCCAAGACCAAGACCTTTTACCACTTAAGcaaacccctaggggtttggGTGACCATGCAATGCTACGATTGTCAGTTTCATCTTTCCACAACTAAATCGCTCACATACATTGGGAATATATAGATAAGTTTGCTTACAATCACAACTTATCAAAACAAGTTTGTTtactatcacaaaatattgaATACAAGCTTTGCAGGATGGTGTTCAAATGAGGTGAATGGATCACATGCGGGTGGCATGGGGGGAAGCTATGGGAGCATATAAGAAGAGGATAGGAGATTTTCTCTAGACACACTCGTCTTGTAGTGGTTGATGGGTCTAGAATCAAATTCTAGTATGACCTATGGTATGGTGACGGGGTTCTCAAGGAAGCCTACCCAAAAATCTATGGAATCGCATAGATGCAAGAAGCTTCAATTGCATATCTCTTAGAACTATCAAATGGATTTccccaatttatttttattttttattttttattttttttttttatcaataaacaaGAATTCTATTGATGATAACAAGCATAGCTTGAGTATAAAGGACATATAAGAGTGAAAAGTAAGTTTCTTCATAACCACACAAGATTGGAAAGTTGATGCCTTCAATGAGTTTTACAACCTTTTATACTCTACTAGAGTGGGTGGGAGAAGTAGATAAGATCTTCTGGCACCCTTCTAAGAAAGGAAATTTACCGTCCATTCATTCTATCATTCCCTAGTTATCCAAAATTTGAATCCATTCCCTTGGAATATTTCAAAGACTAAGAGCATGTTTGGATTGAAGATGGTATTTTGAGTTTTGGGAGTTTTGGTACATTTTGATGAGTTTTAATGCCATTGTATATTTgggaataaaatcattttttactgAAAAAATGTTTGTGCCTTTAGAGATAGTTTTAGTTGCCAAACATGGCCTAAGGCACCCCTACAAGTAGCCTTTTTGGTGTCATATGTGCAAATAGAGTGGGGAGACTACTGACCATCCACTACTTCACTGTGAGGTAGCCATGACCCTATGGAATACTTGCTTTGCTAGAGCAGAATTAGCTTTGGTGATGCTAAGGAGGCTGGCAGATTTCCTCACAAATTGGAGAGGTCTACATTGCAATCAACAATTTACAGCAAAATGGAAGATAGTCCCTATTTGCCTATGATTGTGTCTTTGGAgggaaatgaatgaaagaaatttCGAAGATAACGAGTGGTCAATGGATGAAttaagaattttctttttcaacactTTATTCCATTGGACAATTGTATTAGGCTTTAATGGTTTGAGTATACATGACTTTCTTGTAACAACTACCAATCATGCCTAGGTGTCGCTCTTGTATAGGTCCCATGTACATGGGTTATGCATATCATTCTCATAAAAGAATTTATTgtttaccattaaaaaaaaaaaaaaaaaaaagaaagattccATCATCTTCtctaaaaagaaacaatataaccACTACTACCAAAGATGCAGACAAACTATTGTTCAGACttgtaatttgaaaataataccGTTCTGACgatgatttgaaaagaaaaaaaaaatgttctacATAAGTAGAAGTGCCGGAATATCATTTATCATACAATATAAAAGCAGAGTATTCACAATATCTGAGGAAAAGGATCCTAACCTCCAAAAAGAGACATCTCCCTTGATGAACTCTTGGCCTTTGGACTACTTCTCTTGGGATTAAGGCTTGCTGATTTAATCTCTACAGCAGCAAAATTACCTGTAATTCCATCTGAAGAGCGAATTTGTGGTTCTATTCTTTCTAACCTGGCATTGATATCTTTTACCTACAGTTACATTTTGTATCGTAAGCTAATGATCAACAGATGGGGAGAATATATCTTGCACCCTCTAATTAACACACGTTTTCAAAATGTACGCTAAACTTCAAAAAAGTGAGATATTGTACCCTCAAACTACTGCCAACTgcaaatgaatgaatgaaaaatatgtaacatgacataattgTAATGGTTGGATCTTAGTAGAGGGTGCACGTTACAATTTTATGACAGTTGGAGGATGCAATGTGTATGTAACATCCGATCCTAAAAATATgccctatttatttattttcattattttgatttatttatttttattattttaattacttcCGTTTTTTTTTGTCAGTGGATCTGTTTTAGAGGGTTGTTTTTCTGTTGGGAGTCTCCTTATCACTTTAGTTATCTTCAATTTCCAGTTTGAATAGATTCCTAGATTAGAACCAAcacttcaaattcaaactttatCTTTATCTCCAGATCACTCGTGCACCTCATCCTTTTCCTCTCTATAAAACCCACAAGACCCTCAGAAGGAAAAACAGATAACATTTTAAACACCAGCCCAGTGTAACTGCCTCTGCAACCAAGAAAACCACCCTCACAGCCAACCAACTCGCCGGAAACAGCCACAGAAAGTGCCGACCAGCCCGATCCCGTCGAACCCACTCCCTTCCGGTAAGCCCACGCCGgaatcttctctctccctttctttgTTTCGGTTTGacagattctctctctctaactctctctctctctctcatgtcgcACACCAGACACTGTCGGCCTGCTTGTGCCTCTGTGACCAGTACCAAGACCCACCAGCACCTTCATTCTCCTTCTCTCGGTGAGTTCCCATTTCCATCGCATCACTGTTTTCCTTCATTACTCTCTGACCCGTGTGTTCTCCAGAAGGGTAGCCACCCTTTAGTTTCTTAATGGGCCCTTGGGCTTTAAGCCCATTCGGCCAGATGCCTGGTTAATCCTTAAAAggactgttttttttttttcacaagccTTGGGCCTTCCTATCTTCTAAAGAAGCTGTTTTCACAAATTAGTATATTGTTTTAAAGTGGACTGGTTGTGTTTACAGAAACTATTTTAGCAACTTAAATgggttgttttctttatttgagGCTGGGCTGAAAGTTAAGTCAGACCAAGTTTTACAACTTGTTTTTATTAGAAACTATTTAAAGTGAtttaaagtatgttttaaagcatattttaatatatattattgagccttttattttagttaatattccCATTGTCTATTTAGATCAGATTTTAGTGAACTTATTAGGCTATACTTTAATTAGAAAACCAACGAATATGttatgagttttgaaaaatactatcTTATGTAGTCTTTGTATAATAGAATagttattaaattatctctttggttttattttaagtatttagaatGCTACGACACGTTTTTCTAGAAATGTTAGTGACGATTAGTGTCTCGTATAGGTCACAAGCTACGACGTAAGATTTTGGAAGTAGCGCTAAGAGGTAATTAGTATGATCATACAATTGCATGTATACTGTAAATTCTCTAATAGTATGTGAAAATATAATGTTTTTCTATGCTATGCTACGAgctaagtcaaggttagattccTTTTTATGATCTTGGATGAATTATGACATTATGCTTGTatgaatgaaatgttgtgtgatagagtaaataattctaaaatcaTATGGAAGCCATGAGATGTTCATTAAGTCAACTATGCCATATAATAAAGTAGCTAGATTATGTATGCCATGCTCATGTAGTAcctagatcatgtatgccatgttcatgtagtgatagatcatatatgctatgtaatgtcaattagatcaagtatgttatgtaaagttcatatagatctcagatcatgtatgccatggaatgtttatgtttagatcacattgtgccatgtacaagaatatgccatgtataaggatatgccatgttatgctatgccatttacaagtatatgccatgctagaaaagttcatgatattaaataagttctcatgcattaagaaagataagatgtttaagggtgacacggacctaagcgtgtccaccacaagttatgttaagacgatgccacggacctaagcgtggttcaccatatgttaAGTGAAATACGGACCTAAGCGTATTTCACTTCAAGTTACGTTAAGgatgacacggacctaagcgtgttcatcacaagttaggttaagggtgacac
The genomic region above belongs to Carya illinoinensis cultivar Pawnee chromosome 4, C.illinoinensisPawnee_v1, whole genome shotgun sequence and contains:
- the LOC122307303 gene encoding CLIP-associated protein-like isoform X3, translating into MEDALELARAKDTKERMAGVERLHEVLEASRKSLTASETSALVDCCMDLLKDNNFKVSQGALQALDSAAVLSGDHLKLHFNGLVPAVVDRLGDAKQSVRDAARRLLLTLMQVSSPTIIVERAGSYAWTHKSWRVREEFARTVTSAIGLFAATELPLQRAILPPILQMLNDPNPGVREAAILCIEEMYTQAGTQFRDELQRHHLPASMVKDINARLERIEPQIRSSDGITGNFAAVEIKSASLNPKRSSPKAKSSSREMSLFGAEGDITEKPIEPIKVYSEKELIREIEKIASTLVPEKDWSIRIAAMQKVEGLVSGGATDYPCFRGLLKQLVGPLSAQLSDRRSSIVKQACHLLCFLSKELLGDFEACAEMFIPVLFKLVVITVLVISESSDNCIKTMLRNCKVARVLPRIADSAKNDRSAILRARCCEYALLILEYWADAPEIQRSADLYEDFIRCCVADAMSEVRSTARMCYRMFAKTWPERSRRLFSLFDPVIQRIINEEDGGMHRRHASPSIRDRGALTPFTSQSSAPSNLPGYGTSAIVAMDRSSSIQSGTSLSSGLLLSQAKSHGKGSERSLESVLHASKQKVTAIESMLRGLDLSERHNSSTLRSSSLDLESAASGISKGGNRNGGLVLSDIITQIQASKVSGKVSSRNNVADPLPAFSSYSAKRASEENNDVREARRFMNPNIDRQHVDTPYKDGNFRESQNSYVPNFQRPLLRKHVSGRMSAGRRKSFDDSQLSLGEMSNYVDGPASLSDALSEGLSTSSDWSARVAAFNYLRSMLQQGPKGIQEVIQNFEKVMKLFFQHLDDPHHKVAQAALLTLADIIPSCRKPFESYVERILPHVFSRLIDPKELVRQACATTLEIVSKTYSIDSLLPALLRSLDEQRSPKAKLAVIDFAISSFNKHAMNSEGYSNTGILKLWLAKLTPLVHDKNTKLKEAAITCIISVYSHFDSTAVLNFIHSLSVEEQNSLRRSLKQYTPRIEVDLMNSLQNKKERQRSKSSYDPSDIVGTSSEEGYIGASKKSHLYSRYLAGSIDSDGGRKWGSTGHIGQAVFDETHENLCQSFDSGSNADGLGSKTKELSYTVNATGQDVGSWSSQVENVDNNVNVEGLSTHPDNNGLMKSDHLGNADFLSHANEAPTEFDLNHYKPKAVDISGMPDTELSIPQILHLISNGNNESPTASKRGALQQLTVASMANDHSIWTKYFNQILTVVLEVSDDSDSSIRELSLALIIEMLKNQKDAMEDSVEIVIEKLLHVTTDIVPKVSNEAEHCLTIILSQYDPFRCLSVIVPLLVTEDEKTLVTCINCLTKLVGRLSQEELMAQLTSFLPALFEAFGNQSADVRKTVVFCLVDIYIMLGKSFLPYLEGLNSTQLRLVTIYANRISQARTGTAVDASHDS
- the LOC122307303 gene encoding CLIP-associated protein-like isoform X1 → MEDALELARAKDTKERMAGVERLHEVLEASRKSLTASETSALVDCCMDLLKDNNFKVSQGALQALDSAAVLSGDHLKLHFNGLVPAVVDRLGDAKQSVRDAARRLLLTLMQVSSPTIIVERAGSYAWTHKSWRVREEFARTVTSAIGLFAATELPLQRAILPPILQMLNDPNPGVREAAILCIEEMYTQAGTQFRDELQRHHLPASMVKDINARLERIEPQIRSSDGITGNFAAVEIKSASLNPKRSSPKAKSSSREMSLFGAEGDITEKPIEPIKVYSEKELIREIEKIASTLVPEKDWSIRIAAMQKVEGLVSGGATDYPCFRGLLKQLVGPLSAQLSDRRSSIVKQACHLLCFLSKELLGDFEACAEMFIPVLFKLVVITVLVISESSDNCIKTMLRNCKVARVLPRIADSAKNDRSAILRARCCEYALLILEYWADAPEIQRSADLYEDFIRCCVADAMSEVRSTARMCYRMFAKTWPERSRRLFSLFDPVIQRIINEEDGGMHRRHASPSIRDRGALTPFTSQSSAPSNLPGYGTSAIVAMDRSSSIQSGTSLSSGLLLSQAKSHGKGSERSLESVLHASKQKVTAIESMLRGLDLSERHNSSTLRSSSLDLGVDPPSSRDPPFPPAVPASNHTSNSLMPESAASGISKGGNRNGGLVLSDIITQIQASKVSGKVSSRNNVADPLPAFSSYSAKRASEENNDVREARRFMNPNIDRQHVDTPYKDGNFRESQNSYVPNFQRPLLRKHVSGRMSAGRRKSFDDSQLSLGEMSNYVDGPASLSDALSEGLSTSSDWSARVAAFNYLRSMLQQGPKGIQEVIQNFEKVMKLFFQHLDDPHHKVAQAALLTLADIIPSCRKPFESYVERILPHVFSRLIDPKELVRQACATTLEIVSKTYSIDSLLPALLRSLDEQRSPKAKLAVIDFAISSFNKHAMNSEGYSNTGILKLWLAKLTPLVHDKNTKLKEAAITCIISVYSHFDSTAVLNFIHSLSVEEQNSLRRSLKQYTPRIEVDLMNSLQNKKERQRSKSSYDPSDIVGTSSEEGYIGASKKSHLYSRYLAGSIDSDGGRKWGSTGHIGQAVFDETHENLCQSFDSGSNADGLGSKTKELSYTVNATGQDVGSWSSQVENVDNNVNVEGLSTHPDNNGLMKSDHLGNADFLSHANEAPTEFDLNHYKPKAVDISGMPDTELSIPQILHLISNGNNESPTASKRGALQQLTVASMANDHSIWTKYFNQILTVVLEVSDDSDSSIRELSLALIIEMLKNQKDAMEDSVEIVIEKLLHVTTDIVPKVSNEAEHCLTIILSQYDPFRCLSVIVPLLVTEDEKTLVTCINCLTKLVGRLSQEELMAQLTSFLPALFEAFGNQSADVRKTVVFCLVDIYIMLGKSFLPYLEGLNSTQLRLVTIYANRISQARTGTAVDASHDS
- the LOC122307303 gene encoding CLIP-associated protein-like isoform X2 translates to MEDALELARAKDTKERMAGVERLHEVLEASRKSLTASETSALVDCCMDLLKDNNFKVSQGALQALDSAAVLSGDHLKLHFNGLVPAVVDRLGDAKQSVRDAARRLLLTLMQVSSPTIIVERAGSYAWTHKSWRVREEFARTVTSAIGLFAATELPLQRAILPPILQMLNDPNPGVREAAILCIEEMYTQAGTQFRDELQRHHLPASMVKDINARLERIEPQIRSSDGITGNFAAVEIKSASLNPKRSSPKAKSSSREMSLFGEGDITEKPIEPIKVYSEKELIREIEKIASTLVPEKDWSIRIAAMQKVEGLVSGGATDYPCFRGLLKQLVGPLSAQLSDRRSSIVKQACHLLCFLSKELLGDFEACAEMFIPVLFKLVVITVLVISESSDNCIKTMLRNCKVARVLPRIADSAKNDRSAILRARCCEYALLILEYWADAPEIQRSADLYEDFIRCCVADAMSEVRSTARMCYRMFAKTWPERSRRLFSLFDPVIQRIINEEDGGMHRRHASPSIRDRGALTPFTSQSSAPSNLPGYGTSAIVAMDRSSSIQSGTSLSSGLLLSQAKSHGKGSERSLESVLHASKQKVTAIESMLRGLDLSERHNSSTLRSSSLDLGVDPPSSRDPPFPPAVPASNHTSNSLMPESAASGISKGGNRNGGLVLSDIITQIQASKVSGKVSSRNNVADPLPAFSSYSAKRASEENNDVREARRFMNPNIDRQHVDTPYKDGNFRESQNSYVPNFQRPLLRKHVSGRMSAGRRKSFDDSQLSLGEMSNYVDGPASLSDALSEGLSTSSDWSARVAAFNYLRSMLQQGPKGIQEVIQNFEKVMKLFFQHLDDPHHKVAQAALLTLADIIPSCRKPFESYVERILPHVFSRLIDPKELVRQACATTLEIVSKTYSIDSLLPALLRSLDEQRSPKAKLAVIDFAISSFNKHAMNSEGYSNTGILKLWLAKLTPLVHDKNTKLKEAAITCIISVYSHFDSTAVLNFIHSLSVEEQNSLRRSLKQYTPRIEVDLMNSLQNKKERQRSKSSYDPSDIVGTSSEEGYIGASKKSHLYSRYLAGSIDSDGGRKWGSTGHIGQAVFDETHENLCQSFDSGSNADGLGSKTKELSYTVNATGQDVGSWSSQVENVDNNVNVEGLSTHPDNNGLMKSDHLGNADFLSHANEAPTEFDLNHYKPKAVDISGMPDTELSIPQILHLISNGNNESPTASKRGALQQLTVASMANDHSIWTKYFNQILTVVLEVSDDSDSSIRELSLALIIEMLKNQKDAMEDSVEIVIEKLLHVTTDIVPKVSNEAEHCLTIILSQYDPFRCLSVIVPLLVTEDEKTLVTCINCLTKLVGRLSQEELMAQLTSFLPALFEAFGNQSADVRKTVVFCLVDIYIMLGKSFLPYLEGLNSTQLRLVTIYANRISQARTGTAVDASHDS